In Alkalihalobacillus sp. TS-13, the following are encoded in one genomic region:
- the truB gene encoding tRNA pseudouridine(55) synthase TruB: MIITRDGIIPLHKQAGMTSHDCVVKLRKILRTKRVGHTGTLDPSVSGVLPICINRATKVAEYMSAYDKTYEATVAVGTATTTEDQSGEIIESSRPELFSGDEVKAVLRSFEGEIEQIPPMYSAVKIKGKKLYEYAREGITIERPSRTIRIVQLKLLSLPERNEDNGNVEFKIRVTCSKGTYIRTLAVDIGKALGFPAHMSSLVRTQSGPFSIQDAVTLEGLEHVVKAGNLSEVLLPIEKALSIFPSVTVSDAMEQKILNGSLLEETKELSNPRTAVYNGQGECLAIYIPHPERQGWVKPEKVLKIQNRT, translated from the coding sequence ATGATAATAACAAGAGATGGAATTATCCCTTTACATAAACAAGCAGGAATGACTTCTCACGATTGTGTCGTAAAGCTTCGCAAAATCCTGCGAACGAAACGTGTTGGTCATACGGGTACCCTTGACCCATCCGTCTCAGGTGTACTCCCGATCTGTATAAACCGGGCTACAAAAGTGGCTGAATATATGAGTGCGTATGATAAGACATACGAAGCAACGGTCGCTGTGGGTACAGCAACCACAACCGAAGATCAAAGTGGAGAAATCATAGAGTCTTCCAGACCAGAACTGTTCAGTGGAGATGAAGTGAAAGCAGTATTGCGATCATTTGAAGGCGAAATCGAACAAATTCCCCCCATGTATTCAGCTGTCAAAATAAAAGGTAAAAAATTATATGAGTACGCTAGAGAAGGGATTACCATTGAAAGACCTTCCCGAACGATACGGATCGTACAATTAAAGCTTTTGAGCCTACCAGAACGAAATGAAGATAACGGTAATGTGGAATTCAAAATCAGAGTGACCTGCAGCAAGGGTACTTATATCCGTACCTTGGCAGTAGATATTGGCAAAGCATTAGGGTTTCCAGCACATATGTCATCTTTGGTTCGGACACAGTCTGGACCGTTCTCTATACAAGATGCCGTTACACTTGAGGGACTCGAGCATGTTGTTAAGGCGGGAAATCTTTCTGAGGTTTTATTGCCGATTGAGAAAGCATTATCAATCTTTCCATCTGTTACGGTATCTGATGCAATGGAACAAAAGATCCTTAATGGATCTTTACTTGAAGAAACGAAAGAACTTTCCAATCCCAGGACTGCCGTTTATAATGGACAAGGAGAGTGCCTCGCAATCTATATACCACATCCTGAACGCCAGGGATGGGTTAAACCTGAGAAAGTACTTAAAATTCAAAACAGAACTTAG
- a CDS encoding DUF503 domain-containing protein codes for MIGSLKCECHIHDAHSLKEKRSVVKKVIQRLKQQFNVAVAETDFHELWQRFEIGIVTISKDKQMVEKELQQVMKYLDRFDEFEITNYETELL; via the coding sequence ATGATCGGAAGTTTGAAGTGTGAGTGTCATATACATGATGCTCACTCTTTGAAAGAAAAACGTTCGGTAGTCAAAAAAGTGATCCAGCGGCTGAAACAGCAGTTTAATGTTGCTGTAGCAGAGACCGATTTTCATGAGCTGTGGCAACGATTTGAAATTGGAATCGTGACCATATCCAAAGATAAGCAAATGGTTGAAAAAGAATTACAGCAAGTTATGAAATATCTGGACCGCTTTGATGAGTTTGAAATCACAAATTATGAGACCGAATTATTATAA
- the rbfA gene encoding 30S ribosome-binding factor RbfA has protein sequence MSNVRANRVAEQMKKELGEIIGQKIKDPRVGFVTVTAVEVTGDLQQATIFISVFGDEEEKANTLAGLAKATGFIRSEIGKRIRLRKTPEILFEFDHSIEYGNRIETLLDEINDNRD, from the coding sequence ATGAGCAATGTACGTGCAAACCGCGTAGCAGAGCAGATGAAAAAAGAACTTGGCGAAATCATCGGCCAGAAGATCAAAGACCCTAGAGTAGGCTTTGTAACGGTCACCGCTGTTGAAGTGACTGGAGATCTTCAACAAGCGACCATCTTCATCTCTGTTTTCGGAGACGAAGAAGAGAAAGCGAATACACTTGCCGGACTCGCAAAAGCGACAGGGTTCATCCGTTCAGAAATAGGGAAACGGATCCGTTTAAGAAAAACACCAGAAATTCTCTTCGAATTTGACCATTCGATTGAATATGGCAACCGGATTGAGACTCTTCTGGATGAAATCAATGATAACAGAGATTAA
- a CDS encoding polysaccharide deacetylase family protein produces the protein MLKEAAFTTSTLHMSDAGPLLDQIKLFASQHDIKPVDARIDPVWKAIPGYNGLSVDIDASYDRMKKKKEFNESMIVYKQTKPKVSLEDLPPSPIYKGNPNKPMVTFLINVAWGNEFLPQMLETLREHKIHTTFFLDGSWVKKNQDLAKVIYEEGHEIGNHAYTHPDMKSLTNKRIQEEIHKTNEIIQSTLDVTPKWFAPPSGSYRMDVVEIASTMDMYTILWSVDTVDWRKPDPDEMAKRVVNNIHPGAMVLMHPTSSTAKGLEQMIQGIRAKGYSIGTVSQMMSEKRLVKANQIGETDK, from the coding sequence ATGTTAAAAGAAGCAGCTTTCACCACATCTACATTACATATGTCCGATGCAGGACCGTTATTGGATCAGATCAAACTTTTCGCTAGCCAACATGATATCAAACCAGTGGATGCGCGGATCGACCCTGTCTGGAAGGCGATTCCGGGTTATAATGGACTTTCTGTGGATATTGACGCCTCATACGACCGTATGAAGAAGAAAAAAGAATTCAATGAATCAATGATCGTATACAAACAGACGAAGCCTAAGGTGTCACTGGAGGATCTTCCGCCTTCACCAATCTACAAAGGGAACCCGAACAAACCGATGGTCACTTTCTTGATTAATGTGGCTTGGGGGAACGAATTCCTTCCACAAATGCTGGAAACGCTGAGAGAACATAAAATTCATACAACCTTCTTTTTGGACGGATCATGGGTGAAAAAAAACCAGGATTTGGCGAAAGTCATTTACGAGGAAGGGCATGAAATCGGTAATCATGCCTATACACACCCTGATATGAAATCTTTAACTAATAAACGTATTCAGGAGGAAATTCATAAAACAAATGAAATCATCCAAAGTACATTGGATGTCACTCCAAAATGGTTTGCTCCTCCAAGTGGCAGTTATCGGATGGATGTTGTTGAAATCGCATCCACAATGGATATGTATACGATTCTGTGGTCAGTGGATACAGTAGATTGGAGAAAGCCGGATCCAGATGAAATGGCAAAACGGGTTGTAAACAACATCCATCCAGGTGCAATGGTTCTGATGCATCCCACATCATCAACGGCAAAAGGCCTAGAACAAATGATACAAGGAATACGTGCTAAGGGGTACTCAATCGGTACAGTGTCACAGATGATGAGCGAGAAAAGACTTGTTAAAGCAAATCAGATTGGTGAGACTGACAAATAA
- the ribF gene encoding bifunctional riboflavin kinase/FAD synthetase, with protein sequence MKTYRIDHTQLDQLKESPPSAMAIGYFDGIHLGHQKVIMAAKHIADEAGLDSAVMTFDPHPSVVLGRERTEKSHITPIEDKRSLIEAMGIDRLYIVNFSKAFASLTPQQFVDDFIIGLNVKHVVAGFDFSFGKKGEGTMETLPFHSRDQFKHSIVDKVAVDDEKVSSTLIRTLIRSGEVEKIPKYLGRRYSVKGTVIHGDHRGHTIGFPTANIEPADSYILPEIGVYAVRMEVNGEWYEGVCNVGYKPTFNDEKPENPSVEVHLFSFDSSIYGEAVEVEWHHNIRKEKKFSSIDELKGQISKDIDAATQIFHKS encoded by the coding sequence TTGAAAACGTATAGGATTGACCACACCCAATTGGACCAATTAAAAGAGTCGCCGCCGTCTGCAATGGCTATCGGATATTTTGATGGAATACATTTAGGTCATCAAAAAGTCATCATGGCTGCAAAGCATATTGCAGATGAAGCTGGATTGGACTCGGCGGTCATGACATTCGACCCTCATCCATCTGTTGTCTTAGGCAGGGAACGGACGGAAAAATCGCATATTACACCAATTGAAGATAAACGGTCCCTGATTGAAGCCATGGGAATCGACCGATTATATATTGTGAATTTCAGCAAAGCATTCGCATCACTTACACCACAACAATTTGTAGATGATTTCATTATCGGTCTCAATGTAAAACATGTCGTTGCTGGATTCGACTTTTCATTTGGCAAAAAAGGTGAAGGGACGATGGAAACACTACCGTTCCATTCAAGAGACCAATTCAAACATTCAATTGTCGATAAAGTAGCGGTCGATGATGAAAAAGTGAGCTCCACGTTGATACGGACATTGATCCGGAGCGGTGAAGTCGAGAAAATTCCTAAGTACTTAGGCCGAAGGTATTCTGTTAAAGGCACTGTCATTCACGGTGATCATCGCGGTCATACGATCGGTTTTCCGACAGCCAATATTGAACCAGCCGATTCTTATATCTTACCAGAAATTGGGGTCTATGCTGTCCGGATGGAAGTGAATGGGGAATGGTATGAGGGTGTATGTAATGTCGGCTATAAACCGACCTTCAATGATGAAAAACCAGAAAACCCAAGTGTAGAAGTTCATTTGTTTTCATTTGATTCTTCCATTTATGGAGAAGCTGTTGAAGTTGAATGGCACCACAACATTCGTAAAGAAAAGAAATTCTCATCAATTGATGAATTGAAAGGACAGATTTCAAAGGATATTGACGCGGCAACACAAATTTTTCACAAATCGTGA
- the nusA gene encoding transcription termination factor NusA: protein MSDLMDALTVLEKEKGISKDVIVEAIEAALISAYKRNFHQAQNVRVDFNQDTGSVKVFARKNVVEQVEDSRLEMSVDQAKEISPQYEEGDVVELEVTPKDFGRIAAQTAKQVVTQRVREAERGIIFSEFIDREEDIITGVVQRQDHRFMYVDLGRVEALLPTTEQIQSESYKTNDRIKVFITKVEKTTKGPQIMVSRTHPGLLKRLFELEVPEIYDGTVEIKSISREAGDRSKISVHAEDPEVDPVGSCVGPRGQRVQTIVNELHGEKIDIVRWSNDPVEYVANALSPSKVLEVQVNEEEKMTRVIVPDYQLSLAIGKRGQNARLAAKLTGWKIDIKSESEAVEQGLYDPDKQPKEPNYDEVYDEELED, encoded by the coding sequence ATGAGCGATTTAATGGATGCGTTGACAGTACTTGAGAAGGAAAAGGGAATCAGTAAAGACGTAATTGTAGAAGCAATTGAGGCGGCATTGATTTCGGCATACAAGCGAAATTTTCATCAAGCACAGAATGTCCGCGTTGATTTTAATCAAGATACGGGCAGTGTAAAAGTATTTGCAAGAAAAAATGTAGTGGAACAAGTGGAAGACAGCCGCCTGGAGATGTCAGTCGATCAAGCGAAGGAAATCAGTCCTCAATATGAAGAAGGGGATGTCGTAGAGCTTGAGGTGACACCGAAGGATTTTGGCCGTATTGCAGCACAAACTGCTAAACAAGTCGTCACTCAAAGAGTACGTGAAGCAGAACGTGGAATCATTTTTTCTGAATTCATCGATCGTGAAGAAGATATCATCACGGGTGTAGTGCAGCGTCAGGATCACCGTTTCATGTATGTAGATCTTGGTCGAGTCGAAGCGTTGCTGCCCACTACCGAACAAATCCAATCTGAATCTTATAAGACGAATGATCGGATCAAAGTTTTCATCACAAAGGTCGAGAAGACGACAAAAGGACCACAGATTATGGTTTCAAGGACTCATCCAGGATTATTGAAGAGATTATTCGAGCTGGAAGTACCCGAAATCTATGATGGTACAGTTGAAATCAAATCAATTTCACGTGAAGCTGGTGATCGCTCTAAAATATCCGTCCATGCGGAAGACCCGGAAGTAGATCCGGTCGGCTCTTGTGTCGGACCTAGAGGGCAGCGGGTACAAACGATCGTCAATGAGCTTCACGGCGAAAAGATTGATATTGTAAGATGGTCCAACGATCCTGTGGAATATGTCGCAAATGCTTTGAGTCCTTCAAAAGTGCTTGAAGTCCAAGTTAATGAAGAGGAAAAGATGACCCGTGTCATCGTCCCTGACTATCAGCTTTCACTTGCAATTGGGAAACGTGGTCAGAATGCTAGATTAGCTGCCAAGTTGACTGGCTGGAAAATCGATATCAAGAGTGAGTCAGAAGCAGTTGAACAGGGTTTATATGACCCGGATAAACAACCTAAAGAGCCGAATTATGATGAAGTATATGACGAAGAACTGGAAGATTAA
- the pnp gene encoding polyribonucleotide nucleotidyltransferase: MEQNKHVYSIDWAGRKLTLEIGNLAKQANGAVMVRYGETAVLSTATASKEPKNLSFFPLTVNYEERLYAVGKIPGGFIKREGRPSEKATLASRLIDRPIRPLFADGFRNEVQVVSTVMSVDQDCSSEMAAMFGSSLALTISDIPFEGPIAGVTVGRIDGAFVINPTLDQKEQSDINLIVAGTKYAINMVEAGADEVPEEVMLEGIMFGHEEIKRLIAFQEKIAEEIGKEKMEVQLHQLDVDLTAEVSAQFLDDIKEAVKVVEKHARQDALDAVTEKVLAHYEEDEEKAAEAKEILHTLIKQEVRRLILKDKMRPDGRKIDEIRPLSSEVGLLPRTHGSGLFTRGQTQALSICTLGALGDVQVLDGLDMEESKRFMHHYNFPPFSVGETGFMRGPGRREIGHGALGERALEVVIPSEEEFPYTIRLVSEVLESNGSTSQASICASTLAMMDAGIPLKAPVAGIAMGLISDGEDVTVLTDIQGMEDHLGDMDFKVAGTKQGVTALQMDIKISGINREILQEALFQAKEGRMKILDSMLSTLAEPRTELSSYAPKILTMKIKSDKIRDVIGPSGKIINKIIEETGVKIDIEQDGTIFIASTDEAMNRKAKETIEDIVREVEVGEIYLGKVKRIEKFGAFVELFSGKDGLVHISELAMERIPKVEDVVKLGDEILVKVTEIDNQGRVNLSRKAVLKEQKKEQEQK; the protein is encoded by the coding sequence ATGGAGCAAAACAAGCATGTATATTCCATCGATTGGGCTGGGCGGAAGCTGACCCTTGAAATTGGAAACCTAGCTAAACAGGCTAACGGCGCAGTTATGGTCCGCTATGGCGAAACGGCGGTTCTTTCAACAGCCACAGCCTCCAAAGAACCTAAAAATCTGAGCTTTTTCCCACTGACTGTCAATTACGAAGAAAGATTATATGCTGTCGGTAAAATTCCGGGTGGTTTCATCAAGCGTGAGGGAAGACCAAGTGAAAAAGCAACGTTAGCTTCCCGTCTTATCGATCGTCCGATCCGGCCGTTATTCGCTGATGGCTTCAGAAATGAAGTTCAAGTCGTCAGCACCGTCATGAGTGTCGATCAGGATTGTTCATCCGAGATGGCCGCTATGTTCGGTTCCTCACTTGCATTGACGATTTCTGATATTCCATTCGAAGGACCGATTGCTGGAGTAACAGTAGGAAGAATTGACGGTGCATTCGTCATCAATCCGACTTTGGATCAAAAAGAACAGAGCGACATCAATCTTATTGTAGCGGGTACCAAATACGCCATCAATATGGTGGAAGCAGGTGCTGACGAAGTTCCTGAAGAAGTGATGCTTGAAGGAATCATGTTCGGTCACGAAGAAATCAAACGTCTAATCGCCTTCCAGGAGAAGATTGCTGAAGAAATTGGTAAAGAGAAAATGGAAGTGCAATTGCATCAGCTTGATGTAGATCTAACTGCAGAAGTTAGTGCACAATTTCTGGATGATATAAAAGAAGCAGTAAAAGTGGTCGAAAAGCATGCTCGTCAAGACGCATTAGATGCTGTCACTGAAAAAGTTCTCGCTCATTATGAGGAAGATGAAGAAAAAGCTGCTGAAGCGAAAGAAATCTTACATACGCTCATCAAACAAGAGGTACGCCGCCTCATTTTGAAGGACAAGATGCGTCCTGATGGTCGTAAGATTGATGAGATCCGTCCTCTTTCTTCTGAAGTCGGTCTGTTGCCAAGAACACACGGTTCCGGGTTGTTCACGCGTGGTCAGACACAAGCACTCAGCATCTGTACACTTGGGGCATTAGGAGATGTACAGGTGCTTGATGGACTTGATATGGAAGAATCAAAACGGTTCATGCACCATTATAATTTCCCTCCATTCAGTGTAGGGGAAACTGGATTCATGCGCGGTCCAGGCCGTCGTGAAATCGGTCATGGAGCCTTAGGCGAACGTGCACTCGAGGTTGTAATCCCATCTGAAGAAGAATTTCCATACACGATCCGTCTCGTTAGTGAAGTATTAGAATCTAACGGGTCTACTTCACAAGCAAGTATTTGTGCAAGTACACTAGCGATGATGGATGCTGGAATTCCGCTTAAGGCACCAGTCGCTGGAATCGCAATGGGACTGATCAGTGATGGAGAAGATGTTACCGTTCTTACGGACATCCAGGGCATGGAAGACCACCTGGGTGACATGGATTTCAAGGTTGCAGGAACAAAACAAGGTGTCACTGCACTTCAAATGGATATCAAGATTTCCGGAATCAACCGTGAAATTTTACAAGAAGCATTATTCCAGGCTAAAGAAGGCAGGATGAAGATTTTAGATTCGATGCTAAGTACATTAGCTGAGCCAAGAACAGAACTTTCTTCATACGCACCTAAGATCCTGACGATGAAGATCAAGTCAGATAAAATCCGTGACGTCATCGGGCCAAGCGGTAAGATCATCAACAAGATCATTGAAGAGACCGGTGTCAAGATCGATATCGAGCAGGATGGAACCATTTTCATTGCTTCAACCGATGAAGCGATGAATAGAAAAGCAAAAGAAACGATTGAAGATATTGTACGTGAAGTCGAGGTAGGAGAAATCTATCTTGGAAAGGTGAAACGCATTGAAAAGTTCGGTGCTTTTGTTGAACTGTTCAGTGGAAAAGATGGACTTGTTCATATTTCTGAACTTGCAATGGAACGGATTCCTAAGGTGGAAGATGTTGTGAAGCTTGGTGATGAAATACTTGTAAAGGTAACAGAAATCGATAACCAGGGACGAGTGAACCTTTCGCGTAAAGCTGTTTTGAAAGAACAAAAGAAAGAACAAGAACAAAAGTAA
- a CDS encoding YlxQ family RNA-binding protein — MKSSWESLLGLANRAGKCVSGEELVVKEIRQQRAKMILLAEDASANTRKKLIDKCSYYQVPYYIVPNRYELGNAIGKEQRVTVAVIDNGFAEKLKKLIDQ; from the coding sequence ATGAAATCATCATGGGAGTCCCTATTAGGCTTAGCGAATAGAGCTGGAAAATGTGTATCTGGTGAAGAGTTGGTTGTCAAAGAAATACGTCAGCAACGTGCCAAAATGATCTTGCTTGCAGAAGATGCATCCGCCAATACAAGGAAAAAGCTGATAGATAAGTGTTCTTACTATCAAGTTCCTTATTATATAGTGCCGAACCGATACGAGTTGGGCAACGCAATTGGGAAAGAACAACGGGTGACCGTTGCTGTGATCGATAATGGATTTGCAGAAAAGTTGAAGAAATTAATCGATCAATAA
- the rnpM gene encoding RNase P modulator RnpM, producing the protein MKKRKIPMRKCIACQENKPKKELIRIVRTPEGEVSIDLTGKKSGRGAYICNEISCFELAQKKKAFQNQLSFQVSDTVYEELKSQVSQSRE; encoded by the coding sequence ATGAAAAAGCGGAAAATACCGATGCGAAAGTGTATAGCTTGTCAAGAAAACAAGCCGAAGAAAGAATTGATTCGCATTGTCCGTACTCCTGAAGGAGAAGTTTCGATCGATCTTACCGGTAAAAAGTCAGGCAGAGGAGCTTACATTTGCAACGAGATCTCCTGTTTTGAATTGGCACAAAAGAAGAAAGCTTTCCAGAACCAACTATCTTTCCAAGTTTCTGATACCGTATACGAAGAACTGAAAAGCCAAGTCAGTCAATCGAGGGAATAG
- the infB gene encoding translation initiation factor IF-2 codes for MSKMRVYEYAKKHNVQSKDVIQKLKTMNIEVTNHMSTIEDTTVTKLDQAFSPSKGQKKDQKPNKPSNKPMNQSDNKPKGKATDNNRNQQKSGDRPNNRGGNNPNDNRGQNRPGGQNRPGGQNRPGGQNRPGGQNRPGVQNRPGGQNRPGGQNRPGGQNRPKGKGRNNRPAANQQQQPKREQPKPKMPEKITFEGSLTVGELAKKLHIETSEIIKKMMGLGVMATINQELDKETIELVAADFNVEVEEEIIIDETNFEENEIEEDESKLSIRPPVVTIMGHVDHGKTTLLDSIRKTKVAAGEAGGITQHIGAYQIEENGKPITFLDTPGHAAFTTMRARGAQVTDITILVVAADDGVMPQTIEAINHAKAAEVPIIVAVNKMDKEGANPDRVMQELTEHELIPEDWGGDTIFVKLSAINGEGIDELLEMVLLVAEVEEHKSNPDRFANGTVIEAQLDKGRGPVATLLVQGGTLEVGDPIVVGNTFGRVRAMVNDLGRRVKKAGPSTPVEITGLNDVPNAGDQFRVFKDEKKARAIGEARAKRQIEQQRKESSKLNLDDLFEQIKEGDIKEINVILKADVQGSVEALAGSLRKIDVEGVKVKIIHTGVGAIAESDIILASASNAIIIGFNVRPDNNAKRTAEAEKVDIRLHRIIYNVIDEIESAMKGMLDPVYQEKVIGQVEVRTTFKVSKVGTIAGCYVTEGKITRDSGVRLVRDGVVVFEGEVDTLKRFKDDVKEVAAGYECGITLEKFNDIKEGDVIEAYVMEEVKPK; via the coding sequence ATGAGTAAGATGCGCGTTTATGAATATGCAAAGAAACATAACGTTCAAAGTAAAGATGTAATTCAAAAATTGAAGACTATGAATATAGAAGTCACAAATCATATGTCAACGATAGAAGATACCACTGTTACTAAATTGGATCAAGCATTCAGTCCTAGTAAAGGTCAAAAGAAAGACCAGAAACCGAATAAACCATCCAATAAACCTATGAATCAATCGGACAACAAACCAAAAGGGAAAGCGACAGACAACAATCGGAATCAACAAAAGTCTGGTGATCGACCGAACAATCGCGGTGGAAATAACCCGAATGACAACCGAGGGCAGAACCGTCCAGGAGGACAAAACCGTCCAGGAGGACAGAACCGTCCAGGCGGACAAAATCGTCCAGGAGGACAGAACCGTCCTGGCGTGCAGAATCGTCCAGGAGGACAGAACCGTCCAGGCGGGCAGAATCGTCCAGGAGGACAGAACCGGCCAAAAGGAAAAGGACGTAACAATCGCCCAGCTGCGAATCAACAACAGCAGCCGAAGAGAGAACAGCCGAAACCAAAAATGCCTGAAAAGATCACTTTTGAAGGTTCTTTGACTGTCGGGGAACTCGCAAAGAAACTTCATATCGAAACATCTGAAATCATCAAAAAGATGATGGGATTAGGTGTAATGGCGACGATCAACCAGGAGCTTGACAAAGAAACAATCGAGCTGGTTGCCGCTGACTTCAACGTTGAAGTTGAAGAAGAAATAATCATTGACGAAACGAACTTTGAGGAAAATGAAATTGAAGAGGATGAAAGTAAACTCTCAATCCGTCCACCAGTCGTGACGATTATGGGACACGTCGACCACGGAAAAACGACGTTGCTTGATTCAATCCGTAAAACGAAGGTAGCTGCAGGAGAAGCTGGTGGAATCACTCAGCATATCGGTGCCTATCAGATCGAAGAAAATGGAAAACCGATTACATTCCTGGATACACCGGGACACGCAGCATTCACAACGATGCGTGCTCGTGGTGCACAAGTTACGGACATCACCATCCTGGTTGTAGCGGCTGATGATGGCGTCATGCCTCAGACGATCGAGGCGATCAACCATGCAAAAGCAGCAGAAGTCCCGATCATCGTGGCAGTGAACAAGATGGATAAAGAAGGGGCAAACCCAGATCGCGTTATGCAGGAATTGACTGAACACGAATTAATTCCTGAGGATTGGGGCGGCGATACGATTTTCGTCAAACTTTCAGCTATCAATGGAGAAGGAATCGATGAGCTTCTTGAAATGGTACTTCTCGTAGCAGAGGTGGAAGAGCATAAATCGAATCCAGACCGTTTTGCCAATGGTACAGTAATTGAGGCACAACTAGACAAAGGTCGCGGCCCTGTCGCTACACTTCTTGTACAAGGCGGTACGCTTGAAGTCGGTGACCCGATCGTCGTCGGAAATACGTTCGGACGGGTACGTGCAATGGTCAACGACCTTGGACGCCGTGTTAAAAAAGCAGGTCCATCAACACCTGTTGAAATTACCGGTTTGAATGATGTCCCGAATGCAGGGGATCAATTCCGAGTGTTCAAGGATGAGAAAAAAGCCCGTGCAATTGGTGAAGCCCGTGCGAAAAGACAAATTGAGCAACAGCGAAAAGAAAGCTCGAAGCTTAATCTGGATGATCTATTTGAGCAGATCAAGGAAGGCGACATCAAGGAAATCAACGTCATCCTCAAAGCAGATGTTCAAGGTTCTGTCGAAGCTCTCGCAGGTTCATTAAGAAAGATCGATGTGGAAGGTGTCAAGGTTAAAATCATTCATACTGGTGTAGGTGCGATTGCGGAATCTGATATCATTCTTGCATCAGCGTCAAATGCGATTATCATCGGCTTCAATGTACGTCCAGATAATAACGCGAAACGTACAGCAGAAGCTGAAAAAGTGGATATCCGATTGCATAGGATCATCTATAATGTGATTGATGAAATCGAATCTGCGATGAAGGGTATGCTTGATCCTGTCTATCAAGAGAAAGTGATCGGGCAAGTTGAAGTCCGTACGACTTTCAAAGTTTCCAAAGTAGGAACCATTGCTGGTTGTTACGTAACTGAAGGTAAAATCACTCGTGATTCTGGTGTGCGTCTAGTCCGTGATGGTGTTGTCGTATTTGAAGGGGAAGTCGATACGCTGAAACGTTTCAAAGACGATGTCAAAGAAGTCGCAGCTGGTTATGAATGTGGTATAACATTGGAGAAATTCAACGATATTAAAGAAGGCGACGTTATCGAAGCCTATGTGATGGAAGAGGTTAAACCGAAATGA
- the rpsO gene encoding 30S ribosomal protein S15: MAISQERKNDLIAEYKTHDNDTGSPEVQIAILTEQINELNDHLRTHKKDHHSRRGLLKMVGKRRNLLTYLRKKDVTRYRTLINKLGLRR; encoded by the coding sequence ATGGCTATTTCACAAGAGCGTAAAAATGACTTGATTGCAGAGTACAAGACTCATGATAATGATACTGGTTCTCCAGAAGTACAGATTGCTATCCTGACTGAGCAAATTAACGAATTGAACGATCATTTACGTACACACAAAAAAGATCACCACTCTCGTCGTGGTCTGCTGAAAATGGTTGGTAAACGACGTAATTTGTTGACGTACTTACGTAAGAAGGACGTAACACGTTACCGTACTCTTATTAACAAACTTGGTTTACGTCGATAG